CATGGAAGTTAATAATCCTAGCACTTCGATGGCCAAAATAGGAGAACcacaaattctaggccagcccgCGCTACATAAAAACcatcttcatttttcaaaacCAAATGCTCAGACACAAATAGAATCAAACACACAAGATATAAAAACAAGTCAAGAGAAAAACGTAAAGAAATCCTAATTTCAATGCTGGCTCCgatgtcttttaattttttgaaattcaGTTGTCCTTACTGTGAATAGGATTGTTCTACAGGAAAGGATACAGAGAGGATGGCTGTGTGGTGGTGGGAATGTTACTTCATTAGAGACACTTGAGGACCAGCTCTAATGAAACTATTCGTGGGTGAGCACAGTGCCCGGCAGCTTCCTCAAGATGAGAGTTCCTTGAGTTCAGGAATTGGGGATGGTATGATGAGAACAATAATGAGACAttgctctagaagaaaaaaaaggaaaaagagaaagagaaataaaaagaaaaagaaaaaggtcccAGTGCAGCCATCACAATGCTCTTAATGAAAGGATGTGTATCTGTTAGGAACTCTTCTGAGCTGGGCACTGGCTCAGGATCTCTACCATTTCTCACCGCCCCTCATGCTATATGAGACACTACTCAGATCCCATTAGGAGTCAATCCTTTGATTATTTCCCGCTTTTGCTAGGTATCCtttaattaaaactttattataaaaatgataataaaatatcacTTGGATAAATACACAAGACCCAACATCTCTATAGCTCAGTGAAGTTCTACATGGTTAGACAGCCATTCTGAGGCCACTGAGCTGCATGGGGGCATTTTACACTTTTACTATCAAATGTATCTTTATGTATTACACCACCAAAACCTGAAAAATTCGTGGCAGACttagaactagaaaaacaataGCCTTCTATTCTCTGAGGGATgtattttctcttctcccctttttCTTATGGctccctgtagccctggctcaCCTCAAATATGACCAGCAGGTGCTCTCAACTCTTACGCCCCCATCTCCATCACTTCAGGCCAAGGGTATTTTCACCTGAATTATTTTAAGttcttttgatttctgttttattgtatctgactgttctgttctctctctaGCTCCACCTTCCCACAACTGTTCTGTTAACCTGTCCTTTGACactatgttttgatttttgaaaactAATCTCCTTTAAACCCCTAATAGTTATAgtttttctccattcttttttattgcatactttatttacatttcaaatgctatcctgtttcccctctggaacccccctatccaatcctccctcctcctgcttctatgaggctgctccacacccacttacccactcccacctccctgccctgtcattcccctacactggggcatagagtcttcccaggatcaagggcctctcctcccattgatgtccgacaaggccatcctctgctacatatgtggctggagtcatgagtccctccatgagtattttagttggtggtttagtccctgggagctctggggggggggtctggttggttgatattgttgttcttcctatggcttgcaaaccccttcagctccttcagtcctttctctaactcctccattggggaccccatgctcagtccaatggttggttgaaagcatccacttctgtatttgtcaggctctggcagaatctttcaggagacagctgtatcaggctacttcttggcatccacaatagtttctggatttagtggctgtatatgggatggattcttaggtggggcagtcttaTTGTTCTGAAATATTGTCTACGACCATTTATCTATTTTGtgattttctttcgtaaaattgTTGCTCCATGGGTTTTTAGAAATTCTTAGATGTtgagccagtaagatggctcagtgtgtaaaatgTACTGGCCgccaagcctgagtttgatcaccaGAACTCACATGATGGAAGTAAAGAACTTATAGCCAGTGGTCTCTTACCTTTCATATGCACAAAGTGGTACCATGtgcacacttacatgcacacacatacacagacatgcacacatttatacctatgcacacatactcacatacaaacacatatgcacacacaggtacgtatgcatacacacactcacacaaacacacacacatgaaaacacattctTAGCTGTATTTTTTTGTGACAGTTTATAATATCTTCTCTGTGTTGCTTTCTTGAGTACTCTTTCTGCATCCTTTGGTTTTCTCATTCTTTTCACCATCTAGTGTTCAAATTACTGTTATGTGCAATTTCTATGGGATAGCTCCCACACTGAAGAAGGATGTATTCTTTCTTGACCATTTGTTTATCTGTGGTGTTTGCTTGGAGAAGGGGACCCACATTTCCCTGTGAGTAGGAATGACTCAGGATGTGCAAATATGTTCCCCACAAACTCGCCACTCAGTGTTGAGCAAGGCAGATTCCATGATCCGAATCTGTGCTCCATTAAGAGCTCAGATGATATGCACACACTTTGAAGCTTGAGACTTGCTGCTGCATGATATAGATTTCATCTTCAGACTGAAGAGGCGTTTTctccctcctctgctctcctgctGTCAGAACACTGGAACTCACCGAACACAAGGCCTCCCTCATCCAGGCTTCCCTGAAACTGCAATAGAGTAGAGTTGAGTGATCTGTGATCATCCACACCTACTTTCTCTCTTCTGTCAAAACAGGTCCAGGGAAACCTTTATCATCGTCTTCCCACACAGATCTCCTTGCTGGAACAAGAGGACCATGGCTTCTGCCCTCCAGGCATGGCATTGCCATGGTTTGGTGTGAGTGAGATGTAGGAGTTGAAGGGTCTGCTGGCATCCCACAGGGACGTCCCAGACCTGAGAGTTAGAATGGCAGGAGATAGACTGTAGGGGGAAGAGATGAAGAAATAGGAAGCACAGCCAGTCACTTTCGTACTGGTTTGGACTTGTAATAGTGAGTTGTGAAGAAGCAAATGGATTATGCGGGAAGCCTACAGaaggaatgatttttttcttatattgtctattttctttatttacattttaaatgttgtcccccttttCAGGTCtctcctctggaaaccccctatcccatctcccctccccatacctctatgaggatgctcccccacccatccacccacccactcccaccttcccatcctgtaattcctctacactggggcattgaaccccttcaggcccaagggcctctcctcccactgatgtccaacaaggccatcctctgccacatatgtggccagcgccatgaGTCACtccgtgtgtattctttggttggtggttcagtccctgggaactcttggGGGGGGGTCTGGCCCATTTAGACTGTTCCTTCCTCCATGGAGCTGCAAACTCCCTCAGcaccttcagtcccttctccaacttggAGGAgtgcttttataaaaaaaaatggctctgTGTGGAATACTCAAAGCATCAATATTTCATCCTTGCAAACAAGCATGCTGCATGTTTCAGACAAGGACTCCATCTCCTACTTTGAGAGTCAGCATGAAAGTCAAAGTGACCATGTACCCGCTGTCTTTCAAGTGCCTTTAATTTCAAAATCAGCATGAGAGACCAGCTTGTTCTAACCCCTTTAAGAATTTCCTAGACTAATACAAAGGCATATATTTGCTTCCTACCATGGAGCTGTAGATGTCTGTGGTGGGGTTGGTAATGTGCTTTTCTGTAGGCCCTCTGTGTCTTTGATGCTGATGACAGGGAAACCACTCTGAGAACCCAGCTCAGAGACCAAGGCTCTTGTCTTTGTCTCATTGGCCTTGATTCGTCTTTTCTGacctccctctgccctctctttTTGACCTTGCAGAATCTCTCTCATATTGTATATTATACCCTggttattaaaatatgaaatttagaTTCTAGTTTCTCATTCCTTTTTGTGCAGTTTTGtgcagagagaggaggacagctctctttctttctccctctccctctctgcccccctcttgtatttttttagatggggtttcattgtgtagcccaagctgacccaGGACttggaattctcctgcctctggaatgctggaattatagatgtgtTCCTAATGCCCTTTTCATTAAAAACATATGAATTTCATTTTCTAGCTTACAAACCTTGTTTTTACTTATCACAAAAGAAATCCCAGGAGGAAATGCAGGAAATACACACTACTTCTCAAAAGTCTCTCTACTATCTTCTCCACTTTTGTTCCTAGGAACCGTCCTTCTAAGCTCGTTTGTGGTCTAACAGTTCTTGTGGCCTGACAACACTGGTATGTGTACATGttgtcttttgtttgcttgtttttacaaAATTAGGGTAAACATTCACATGCCAtgcttgccattttgtttttccttcttttacttatttttttctttttgagttttgagTTGATGCAGTTCAAATGAAATGGTGCTTCTATGATTCCTAAATTTTGGAACATATTGAAATCATACATTGCATATCACagagtaaatatatttatagctTTTTATATAAGTTATAGAATGGCTTTAAAAGGGTAAGAGGCTGTAGTAGAGTTCAAAAGCTTTCAGAAGAGGGTGGATATAAATGTAAGTAGAGCCTGTATTAATAAGATAAAGATGAGACTAGTGCTGCAGATAAGAACTCAAGGAAGCAGAAGAGATCCTGAGTGTCATAGGTTTAACTGGGAAGTAATGAAGTTGAGTTCAGCTACAAAGGGAAAAGGGCAGGATCAGATGaggaatggatgggtgggaggatagtGGGTCCAGAGAAGCAAACAGGATGGCTTTCATATAGCCATTAAATAGATTCCTGCAATAGCACAGGATGAACTGAACAGAGCCCTGAGAAAAAAGTGGAGAATTCTCTACCAGTGGGTCCTTGAAGAACAAACAGAATGGTCAGATGACAGGCCAGTGCTGTCCATTGTGAGGTCCAGCTGAGGAAACTATACCCATTTCTTGGTCTTGTATGCCTGGTATCTATGGGAATTGAGATATATTCATGTAGCTCTCCAATATCAGTTCTCCTGGGTAAATTTATAGATTGGCACCTTTTCTACTTCCAGGAATGCCACTTATCTGCCTGTGATATGTGACAGTACCACACAGATGGTACCATTTGCACATGAGCTCAGGTGAATAGTTATGTCCCATCCTTAAAATGGAGTCAAATGCTGCTTATAACATGGAGTCTTGACCATAACTCACATAAATAAGGGTCTCTACAGGCAAAGCTCAGTCTGAGACTCCATTGCTTTATATAACAATAACATGGAGACACTTAGAGCAGATTAACTTGATCTCAACAGATATTTGGGATAGGAATAATGGAAATCTGTGTTTGGCAGTACTTCCTGTCCCTAAGGCATGCAATTGctgcatgattgtgtgtgtgcatgtgtgtgtgcatgtatgtgtgttttcttgctgtgaattctgaaaatgaaaattttgccTTTTAAGACAAGTGGTTCACTTCATGCTTGACACAGATCAGAATGAACTTCTCTATGAGTGTCATCCAGTCTCATTGTTTCCAGAAGGGAAAGCTTTCTTGGAAAGGAAACTCCTCCTCAAAATCAGAGGTAAGAAATAGAAAAGGGGAACCTTGGTGGACATCCCTTTAATTCTGGCAAGGCCCCATTGCAGGCTTATGCAACTCTGAGCTCTCCTGGGGAGGAGTGAAGGGTCTCTCACCACAATAGCCCCTATACATAAAATCCTGAGTCATATACCCTTTGAGATTAATTACATAATTTCAGctgactgaagagatggctcagtggttaggagcactggatactgagttcaatttctagcagccacatggtacctcacaaccatctgtaatgggatccaatgcactcctctggtgtgtctgaagagagcaacagtgtactcatatacataaagtaaatctttaaaaaaaggatttcTGTTTTACAGAGAAAGTGACAGAAGCAGAGAAGTTTAGTTCAGTGCAAGTCAAGTTGGTCAAGGATTTATGCCTGAGTtgaattgtaatttttttcctatagCACTTCAGTGATTCCATTATCTTCTAAAATGGATGAAAGTTCTGGGTGTGCGGACATGCACACTTCCTACCCACCATCTTATATCTGCATGCATTGCTTCCGACCATTGCACAGACTGCCCATTCTATCTAACCACATCTTCCTCTAGGACACACTTACTCACTCCCCCTTCTTCTGTGTTCTGCCTCTGATTATCATTTCCTAAAGGGAGATGTCATGGTGTAGCCAAGTCTCTCATGTAAGAGGTGTTTATTCCCCAGGGACATTTGAAGAGTGACTACTAAGCTTGTTCTCTTGAGTCTTCTCACCCAAGAGGCCAAGCGATAGTCTCTTAAGTCATCCTGTCAAATATGAGCAGATATCTTCCAAGTTCTTCAAGGGGGGAATCTCCAAGGCACATGACTTAATAATGTATGGTGAAAATCCTAGAGACAGACATGAGGTAATAGAACATAGCCTCTAGTTGTGCTGTGTGTCTATTAGAGGGTTTTCTTCATGATTCTTGTCACTTGTGATTAGAGATGATGAGCAAGAGAGATACCTTCGTGTGTTGGGGTCACTAGGCATGGCTGAGTCATCTGGACCAAGAGACTTTTTGTTCTGAGGCCTGCTAatttcttcttatttctttttttgagaggAGAACAGACAGTGATTTCAGAAATAAGTACTTTGCATGCACTAACCATCATGTCCTAGAAGGTGCTGACTGGTGTACTAGGTCAGTGTGCCAATACCTACCTTTCTCCATGTGCAAGGTGAATCTTAAAGAAAAGAGAGCTTGCCTGGTACCACCAGTTACAACTATTTAGGACAATGTTTGAGTGTTTTAATAATTGAGAAATCATTTATGGTCAGTTCATCTTAACCTTCATGATAGTTCTTTTGCTTTTAGCTTTAAACATGTTTGTTTTTCATATACTTATGAAGAACAGAGTCACAGGTCAGCACTTGTATACAATGTGCTATGATTAGCAAATCAGGGCAGTTAACTTTTCTATCATCTCAGACATTTATCTTTCCTTTGTGCTGGGCACATTCCAAACCTTTACTAGGTGTGTTGAAATGCATGAATTGTGAATTGTCGGCTGTAGCCATCTTACCATGCTGTTAAAGACAGTTTTCTTTTACTATACATTGTTATTTACCTCTATGAAGGTTTTACAATTAAAAtggttttttattaaattaataatcaACCCTTACTCTCTCATCTTCTTactgtcctgtctctgtctcttactcCCACTCTTACCCcattcctttccccctctttccacatgacCATGGCCGActtctacctctctacctcccctctctcactctactCCTCTGCAATAAAGCgctaaagccaaaaaaaaaaaaagaaaagaaaaaaaaccccaatcaCTTCCATATATTTAGAATTGAGTACATATGGATTTTCAACTTTCTCAGAGACTATATTACCTGTtgtaggaggtgtgtgtgtgtatgtgtctataacCTTAAGTATGCTtttatgcatgtggaggccagagtccAGTGTTGTGTGTTCTTTAGGAgcttgtttttggagacaaggcctctcactgGTACTTGGGGCCTGCTGACTTTAATAGTCTGGCTGTCCAGTGAGTCTTAGGGAAATTCTTGTCTCTACCCATCAAGAATTGGAGTTAGAAGTGTATACCACAATGTCATACTTTTTTGTGTGGATCCTAGTGATTGAATCTTAGGTCTGTATAATTTCACAGCAAGCACATTACCAGCTGAGTTACCACCCCACCAACAGTACCAATTTTAGGAGTTTTCTGATACCCCACAATACCTGTAAGAATTGATAGAGGCAATTGGTTAAAATCCATGACCATTGTCCAATTCAAGAATAAATGAACCTACCTTCTACTCCTTACTAATATCCTACAGATCTGCACTGAAGGTCATGATACATATCTTCAAATGGCCATGTCTCTCTGTGATTCTGGCTTCCTCATCTCCCTCAGTAAATGTCCTCTGCATTTCAGAACATCACAGAGACCACAAAGCTCCATTTTAACCCTGTGGCAACATCCTAGAATCTTCCCAGTTGAGCAAATTAGTCTTcatccttctgcttttctttttctgccctTGTAGCTCTTCCCCCATGACAACCCATGGTTAGGATTTTTATCCTTCCTTGTCGTGTATACACTAAGATTTCCTCATTGAATTTTCCAAGCCAGATCTTATTACTTCTCTATTCTTTCCATACCCTGTTATGTCCTGGCTTCTTGTTTCTTTTAGAaaccttttttaaattaaagataaaGCCTAGGCTGTCCTAAGTTCCTTTATTCTAGAAGAACTGTCTTAATATTCATTATTATCCTGGGACTATTTCAAGCATTGTGCATACAGGCAAGAAACCAACATAATCTTTGCTATTCATAGTTGTATCATTGTATGAAGTAggattttaatatataaacacattatGACAGTTGTTAATAAGAGAAAACAGAGGTAGAAGTGAGAGATAGTGTCCTGAGGTATGTGTGGGATATCTTATATAGCATGCTTCTAGAGACTTATGCCTGCTTTATGCAGTATCCTTAACTCATACTGAATTGTAGAAGCTATCAGAATAGTTGTGACTATATAGTGCCTAGAAAATAACAGCTACCTTATCAGAGTTTGCTGAGGAAGTAATTAATGATTTCATGAACTTCCTGAAGTAGagaaggttggagagatggaCAAGACATGAAGAGCAGTAGAAAGTAGTCCATTTAGAAGGAAGTTTCATAATGACCCTTAGCTAGATCTTTTCTTTTGTTATCATAGTCATAAGGAGGGACTCCAGCATTTAgtcctaaaaaattaaaataaccctTAGGTAAGTTTCAAGAGACTTGATCACTTCCGCTGTAGGCTGAAACCAGTAAGCTTGAAACTCATTCAAACATGTTGGTGTTATCTCATATAGATAAATTTAGTATACAATACTCTCCGTGTGTTTCTATGGAATGTTGATCACTACCTGTCAAAAATACCCTAGtcattttaaatgtaatgaaTATCTCAAACAAATGCACTGTTATAACTAAATGATTAACCTatcttttctattcattctcttccatgttttaaaactgtatatttaatacaattaaataaaagatatatctcTAACAATAGTATGGGGGCAGAAATagaattataaattatttgtatttactttAGGACTATGATTTAATTCAAAGTACACAGTGTTCTACGACATTTTATGCTTTTCAGCCCAAATTTCTAAGCCAGAATtgttgtttcctcttttatgtaTAAAAGGTTTCTTAATCCAATTGTTTAGCTATTCTCTGAACTCAAAATAGGTAATTTTGTGGATGGTCTTCTCTTGTCATGCTTTGTCAGAATTCTTCAGGGAGTGGAAGCTGGAGTGGGGACTGTGACTTTATTCTTACACAGTGTGTTCCTAAGAATGACACAGGGTTCCACTAGAGCAATGAGGGGGCAGAATGACAGCTCTGTGGCTGAGTTCATCCTCTTGGGCTTTTCGAACTATCCTGAACTCCAAAAGCAAATGTTTGGGACTTTCCTAGTTATTTACCTGGTGACTCTGACTGGAAATGCCCTCATTATGTCTGTCATCCTCCTGGACCGGAGCCTGCACATTCCCATGTATCTGTTCCTGCAGAACTTGTCTGTGGTGGAGACCGGCTTCAGCACAACTGTTATGCCTGAAATGCTGGTGGTCCTGTCCACTGAGAAAGCGACCATTTCCTTTGGGGGCTGTTTTGCACAGATGTACTTCATTCTTCTCTTTGGTGGAACTGAGTGTTTTCTCCTGGGAGCAATGGCTTATGACCGATTTGCTGCAATCTGCCATCCTCTATCCTACCCTGTGATTATGAACAAAAGAGTTTTTATGACTTTAGTGACATGCTCCTGGCTCTCAGGAACCATGATGACTACTCTGCAGACCACATGGGTGTTCAGTTTTCCCTACTGTGGCTCCAATGAAATTAACCACATCTCGTGTGAaaccccagctgtcctggagcttgcatgtacagacatttttttctttgagatctATGCCTTCACAGGCACTGTTCTGATCATTTTGACTCCCTTTGTGCTGATTCTTTTGTCTTACATACGAATCCTCTTCTCCATCCTGAGGATGCCATCCACTACAGGGAGGCAGAAGGCCTTTTCCACGTGTGCCTCGCATCTCACCTCTGTCACCCTCTTCTATGGCACGGCCAGTATGACCTATTTGCAGCCTAAATCCAAGTACTCACCAGACACCAAAAAACTGATGTCCTTGGCTTACTCTCTGCTCACCCCCCTGTTGAATCCACTTATCTACAGCCTGAGAAACAAGGAGATGAAAAGGGCTGTGGTGAAATTATGGGAAAGGAAAGTAGCTTTACACACAACCTGACATGTTGAGGAGTT
This portion of the Apodemus sylvaticus chromosome 1, mApoSyl1.1, whole genome shotgun sequence genome encodes:
- the LOC127679444 gene encoding olfactory receptor 10A3-like — translated: MTQGSTRAMRGQNDSSVAEFILLGFSNYPELQKQMFGTFLVIYLVTLTGNALIMSVILLDRSLHIPMYLFLQNLSVVETGFSTTVMPEMLVVLSTEKATISFGGCFAQMYFILLFGGTECFLLGAMAYDRFAAICHPLSYPVIMNKRVFMTLVTCSWLSGTMMTTLQTTWVFSFPYCGSNEINHISCETPAVLELACTDIFFFEIYAFTGTVLIILTPFVLILLSYIRILFSILRMPSTTGRQKAFSTCASHLTSVTLFYGTASMTYLQPKSKYSPDTKKLMSLAYSLLTPLLNPLIYSLRNKEMKRAVVKLWERKVALHTT